A DNA window from Hevea brasiliensis isolate MT/VB/25A 57/8 chromosome 2, ASM3005281v1, whole genome shotgun sequence contains the following coding sequences:
- the LOC110671180 gene encoding protein SHORT HYPOCOTYL IN WHITE LIGHT 1 — MAAAITSSPCSSFTLPTKLLHPSVSQAPKRPYPHQCFRFLHLTTPYKTPTITVCHGKLDGSAGEEADEIGGEVFFDDNDLIEDESDDDETESSIDLLIRFFQSMFKKVSKRAKKASRSILPSVISPQLVSFAVDGILLLAALSIVKAFLEVVCTLGSTVFSVILLLRVIWAAISYFQSNETNFNQGGSSFGSTQPVA; from the exons atggcagcaGCCATAACCTCATCACCATGCTCCTCTTTCACTTTACCCACCAAGCTCCTCCACCCATCAGTCTCCCAAGCTCCAAAGCGCCCATATCCTCACCAATGCTTTCGCTTTCTTCACCTTACTACTCCTTACAAGACTCCCACGATCACCGTTTGCCATGGCAAG TTGGATGGCTCGGCTGGTGAAGAGGCCGACGAGATTGGTGGTGAAGTATTCTTTGATGATAATGACTTGATTGAGGACGAGAGCGATGATGATGAGACAGAGAGCAGTATTGATTTGCTTATCAGATTCTTTCAAAGCATGTTCAAGAAGGTCTCGAAGCGCGCCAAGAAGGCTTCTCGCTCGATTTTGCCCTCCGTAATATCACCTCAATTG GTGTCATTTGCTGTTGATGGGATTCTGCTTTTGGCTGCACTTTCTATTGTCAAAGCATTTCTGGAG GTGGTTTGCACTCTTGGAAGCACCGTCTTTTCAGTGATCCTGCTTCTACGTGTAATATGGGCAGCCATTTCGTACTTCCAATCAAATGAGACCAATTTTAATCAGGGTGGAAGTTCATTTGGAAGCACACAGCCAGTGGCATAG
- the LOC110671181 gene encoding transcription factor BHLH089 — MDQQAIMNDGTYNLAEIWQFPVNGNGKSQFGQSLGAQFGDSNRDVSCNDPMNLEQRGNRGGGIAGARKRRDVVEVDSAKVLSSSNGNSNGVSDSDTKKLKTSGSRDDNRNSKTDAETSSGKHVEQNVQPPEPPKQDYIHVRARRGQATDSHSLAERARREKISERMKILQDLVPGCNKVIGKAVVLDEIINYIQSLQRQVEFLSMKLEAVNSRVNPEIEAFPSKDFGQQTYDTTGVTFGSQATGEYSRGASLDWLHMQVGGGFERTS; from the exons ATGGATCAACAGGCGATTATGAATGACGGGACCTACAATTTGGCGGAGATCTGGCAGTTTCCGGTGAATGGGAACGGGAAAAGTCAGTTTGGGCAGAGTCTGGGTGCTCAGTTTGGGGATTCGAACCGGGATGTTTCGTGCAATGATCCGATGAATTTGGAACAAAGAGGAAATCGTGGTGGCGGCATCGCCGGTGCAAGAAAACGGCGTGATGTGGTGGAGGTTGATTCCGCAAAGGTCCTTTCTTCAAGCAATGGCAATAGCAATGGAGTG AGCGATTCTGATACAAAAAAGCTTAAAACATCTGGAAGTAGAGATGATAATCGCAATTCCAAAACTGATGCAGAAACCAGTTCAGGCAAGCATGTGGAGCAGAACGTTCAACCACCAGAACCACCTAAACAAGACTACATACACGTACGAGCTAGAAGGGGTCAAGCTACCGATAGCCACAGTCTAGCAGAAAGA GCTAGGAGAGAAAAGATAAGTGAAAGGATGAAAATTCTTCAGGATCTAGTCCCTGGTTGTAATAAG GTTATTGGCAAAGCTGTGGTCCTTgatgaaattattaattatatccaATCACTACAACGTCAAGTTGAG TTCCTATCCATGAAGCTTGAAGCAGTAAATTCAAGAGTGAACCCCGAAATTGAAGCATTTCCTTCTAAAGAC TTTGGCCAACAAACCTATGATACTACAGGCGTGACATTTGGTTCACAAGCCACAGGGGAATACAGCCGTGGTGCATCACTGGATTGGTTGCATATGCAGGTTGGTGGTGGTTTTGAAAGAACATCATGA